A part of Streptomyces sp. NBC_01210 genomic DNA contains:
- a CDS encoding LysR family transcriptional regulator, with the protein MDLALLRTFVTVHRAGSFTRAAALLGLSQPAVTGQIRTLERQLGRPLFLRQARGVTPTTIGDELAHRAAPHLDALVEIAETGLDEEAGVRTLHLAGLPEFTSLRALPALTPLISRGLALRASFGNSEETLEGLAAGHHDLAITTARPRGGLLTATPLCDEEHVLVASPRWAARLGPGVLRKGHVVLEQLPVVEVHESLPLVSRYWSAVFDSRPAAAGAVIAPDLRAVLEAAASGAGLAVLPRYLCEDALQRGRVVALLDPPVPPLRTYFLVVRTGTLALPHIARAHEWLLRAAVDW; encoded by the coding sequence ATGGATCTGGCCCTGTTACGCACATTCGTCACGGTGCACCGGGCCGGCTCATTCACCCGCGCCGCGGCGCTGCTCGGCCTCTCCCAGCCCGCGGTGACCGGCCAGATCCGCACGTTGGAGCGGCAGCTCGGCCGCCCGCTGTTCCTGCGCCAGGCGCGCGGAGTGACTCCCACGACCATCGGCGACGAGCTCGCGCACCGGGCCGCACCGCATCTGGACGCCTTGGTGGAGATCGCCGAGACCGGGCTCGACGAGGAGGCGGGCGTACGGACCCTGCATCTCGCCGGTCTTCCGGAGTTCACCTCGCTGCGCGCCCTGCCCGCCCTCACCCCGCTGATCTCCCGGGGACTGGCGCTGCGCGCCTCGTTCGGGAACTCCGAAGAAACACTGGAGGGGCTGGCCGCCGGACACCACGATCTGGCCATCACCACGGCCCGTCCGCGCGGCGGGCTGCTCACCGCGACTCCGCTCTGCGACGAGGAGCACGTACTCGTCGCCTCGCCGCGCTGGGCGGCGCGGCTGGGGCCCGGCGTCCTGCGCAAGGGGCATGTGGTGCTCGAGCAGCTTCCGGTCGTGGAGGTGCACGAGTCCCTGCCGCTGGTCTCGCGCTACTGGTCCGCCGTCTTCGACTCCCGGCCGGCCGCCGCGGGCGCCGTCATCGCGCCCGATCTGCGGGCGGTCCTGGAGGCCGCGGCCTCGGGCGCCGGGCTCGCCGTGCTGCCGCGCTATCTGTGCGAGGACGCCTTGCAGCGCGGCCGGGTGGTGGCGCTGCTCGACCCACCGGTGCCCCCGCTGCGTACGTACTTTCTGGTCGTACGCACCGGCACACTCGCCCTTCCGCACATCGCGCGGGCGCACGAGTGGCTGCTGCGCGCGGCCGTCGACTGGTGA
- a CDS encoding cystathionine gamma-lyase — MSAGHKTFPLRTGDGTKAVRAGLPEPVKYEPTLPGPVFAAHFHLPGEATGPYTYGRDTNPTWTYLERAIGELEAPGESVETVAFASGMAAVSAVLFSQLKAGDAVVLPVDGYQALPLVRERLEAYGVEVRTAPTGDDAQLSVLDGARLLWIETPSNPGLDVCDVRRLAEAAHTAGALVAVDNTLATPLGQRPLELGADFSVASDTKGMTGHGDILLGHVTCRDTELAAGVRQWRKVVGAIPGPMEAWLAHRSLATLQLRIERQCANALALAEALSGRGEVTGLRYPGLATDPSHKTASLQMRRFGCVVSFVLPDRGHAERFMDSLRLVDDATSFGGVRSTAERRGRWGGDAVPDGFIRFSAGAEDAEDLVADVLRALDEAADSTP, encoded by the coding sequence ATGAGCGCGGGACATAAGACCTTCCCACTGAGGACAGGGGATGGCACCAAGGCGGTACGGGCGGGGCTGCCCGAGCCGGTGAAGTACGAACCGACCCTGCCGGGTCCGGTCTTCGCGGCCCACTTCCATCTACCGGGCGAAGCCACCGGGCCGTACACCTACGGCCGTGACACCAACCCGACCTGGACGTATCTCGAGCGGGCGATCGGCGAGCTGGAGGCACCGGGGGAGTCCGTCGAGACCGTGGCCTTCGCCTCGGGCATGGCAGCGGTCTCGGCCGTGCTTTTCTCGCAGCTCAAGGCCGGTGACGCAGTGGTGCTGCCGGTCGACGGCTATCAGGCACTGCCGCTGGTGCGCGAGCGGCTCGAAGCGTACGGCGTCGAGGTGCGCACCGCGCCGACCGGCGACGACGCGCAGCTGTCCGTCCTGGACGGCGCCCGGCTGCTGTGGATCGAGACACCGTCCAATCCGGGGCTCGATGTGTGCGATGTGCGGCGGCTCGCGGAGGCGGCGCACACCGCCGGCGCTCTGGTCGCGGTCGACAACACCCTGGCGACGCCGCTCGGCCAGCGCCCGCTGGAGCTGGGCGCCGACTTCTCGGTGGCCAGCGACACCAAGGGCATGACAGGCCACGGCGACATCCTGCTCGGCCATGTGACCTGCCGTGATACGGAGCTGGCCGCGGGTGTACGGCAGTGGCGCAAGGTCGTGGGAGCGATCCCGGGCCCGATGGAAGCGTGGCTCGCGCACCGCTCGCTGGCCACGCTGCAGCTGCGGATCGAGCGGCAGTGCGCGAACGCGCTGGCGCTCGCGGAGGCGCTGAGCGGGCGTGGCGAGGTGACCGGTCTGCGCTATCCGGGCCTGGCGACGGACCCTTCGCACAAGACAGCCTCGCTGCAGATGCGGCGCTTCGGCTGTGTGGTCTCGTTCGTCCTGCCGGACCGCGGCCACGCGGAACGGTTCATGGACAGTCTGCGGCTGGTGGACGACGCGACGAGCTTCGGCGGCGTGCGCTCCACCGCGGAACGGCGCGGACGCTGGGGCGGCGACGCCGTGCCGGATGGCTTCATCCGCTTCTCGGCGGGCGCAGAGGACGCCGAGGACCTGGTGGCAGATGTGCTGCGGGCGCTGGACGAGGCGGCGGACTCGACTCCGTAG
- a CDS encoding HAD family hydrolase: protein MERTRRLHIFDLDGTLIRGSAAPVEISRQLGLLEEIGELERDIIARRIGPPEYAVRVHALWADLTEAHVAAAFETAPWLDGIQEVWREIRKGGDYCAVISLSPSFFVERLLGWGAHAAHGSLFPELPFTRPVDPAGILNAGAKVKIADRLCADFGVGLDACVAYGDSMSDAEIFASVPTTVAVNADHHLSGLATHTYMGGDLREAYELVRFRR from the coding sequence ATGGAGAGAACACGCAGGCTGCACATATTCGATCTCGACGGCACACTGATCCGCGGATCGGCGGCGCCCGTGGAGATATCCCGGCAGCTGGGGCTGCTGGAAGAGATCGGCGAGCTGGAGCGGGACATCATCGCCCGCAGGATCGGCCCGCCGGAGTATGCGGTGCGTGTGCACGCTCTGTGGGCCGATCTCACCGAGGCGCATGTGGCGGCCGCTTTTGAGACGGCGCCCTGGCTCGACGGTATCCAGGAGGTGTGGCGGGAGATCCGTAAAGGCGGCGACTACTGCGCCGTCATTTCACTCTCGCCCTCCTTCTTCGTGGAGCGGCTGCTGGGCTGGGGAGCTCATGCGGCGCACGGCTCACTCTTTCCCGAGCTGCCCTTCACCCGGCCCGTGGACCCCGCGGGCATTCTCAACGCGGGCGCGAAAGTGAAGATCGCTGATCGGCTTTGTGCAGACTTCGGGGTTGGTCTGGACGCATGTGTTGCATACGGTGATTCCATGTCCGACGCGGAGATCTTCGCGTCGGTGCCCACAACGGTGGCGGTGAATGCCGACCACCATCTGTCGGGTCTGGCTACACACACCTATATGGGGGGCGATCTGCGCGAGGCCTATGAACTGGTGCGATTTCGCAGATAG
- a CDS encoding DUF2269 domain-containing protein, with the protein MKPLRHPTRRALLVVHVAASAGWLGLTLGLLALAVTAATTESGPMIEATCRSMKVFTDWLVIPVAMLTLISGLLLSLRTKWGLARHRWVYTKFWLTLVTITASLFALRPGVNNAVDAISSGTPLAEPLDLVVGPAVSLTTYVFMTVISVLKPWGLTRRGRRSRVSATSPKALDERSPRQRA; encoded by the coding sequence GTGAAACCACTCAGGCACCCCACTCGCCGGGCCCTCCTCGTCGTCCATGTAGCCGCATCCGCCGGCTGGCTCGGGCTCACGCTCGGTCTGCTCGCGCTTGCTGTCACCGCCGCCACCACCGAGTCGGGGCCGATGATCGAGGCCACGTGCCGCTCGATGAAGGTCTTCACGGACTGGCTGGTGATTCCGGTCGCGATGCTGACCCTGATCAGTGGTCTGCTGCTGTCGCTCCGCACCAAATGGGGCCTTGCCAGACACCGCTGGGTCTATACGAAGTTCTGGCTGACTCTCGTCACCATCACCGCATCACTCTTCGCTCTGCGCCCTGGGGTCAACAACGCGGTCGACGCCATCTCGTCCGGCACTCCCTTGGCCGAGCCGCTCGACCTGGTGGTGGGCCCGGCCGTCTCCCTGACCACATATGTCTTCATGACCGTCATCTCCGTCCTCAAGCCGTGGGGTCTCACGCGGCGCGGCCGGCGGTCGCGCGTCTCGGCCACTTCACCGAAAGCACTGGACGAACGATCACCGCGTCAGAGAGCCTGA
- a CDS encoding globin domain-containing protein, translated as MDAPTTTSADNGTAGDSGGGGWFTPRKQPAQGRAAPTPAPGEGASAGDGGQERIVAPRRSVASIRPVGSGPSRTAPSPAADTQAAHVAAAAAPVADAPLDETALDEVPVDDLPIEHDPIERAPDERPPLGNAYEAQEAHTVHEAPGRHEAPTPHEPPPAAPADPASPDAILIRRTMAEIAPVADKVTSYFYALLFVRHPELRGLFPAAMDSQRDRLLKALLTAADHMDNAAVLTDYLQHLGRGHRKYGTQAAHYPAVGEALIGALTRYATTTWDEETEAAWVRTYITISQIMIDAASENERHAPAWWHGEVVSHDLRTPDIAIITVRPDQPYAFLAGQYTSVETPWWPRIWRHYSFAGAPRSDGLLSFHVKAVPAGWVSNALVHHARPGDILRLGPPAGSMTVDHTTDNGLLCLGGGTGIAPIKALVEDVAEHGERRPVQVFYGARTDFDLYDIDTMLRLQQTHPWLSVRPVVDGRSQFPDAVREYGPWYEYDAYLSGPPGMIRSSVNALRGIGIPSDRIRHDSLEELVAAGD; from the coding sequence ATGGACGCTCCGACCACCACGTCGGCCGACAACGGCACTGCAGGTGACAGCGGCGGAGGCGGATGGTTCACCCCTCGTAAGCAGCCGGCCCAGGGCCGGGCCGCCCCCACTCCCGCCCCCGGTGAGGGGGCGTCTGCGGGTGATGGCGGGCAGGAGCGAATAGTCGCCCCGCGGCGCTCTGTCGCCTCCATACGCCCGGTGGGCTCCGGTCCGTCCCGTACCGCCCCGTCGCCCGCGGCTGATACTCAGGCAGCCCATGTGGCCGCTGCCGCCGCCCCCGTGGCCGACGCCCCGCTCGATGAGACTGCTCTCGACGAGGTCCCCGTCGACGACCTCCCGATCGAGCACGACCCGATCGAGCGCGCCCCGGACGAGCGCCCCCCGCTCGGCAACGCCTACGAGGCCCAAGAGGCCCACACAGTCCATGAGGCCCCCGGCCGCCACGAGGCCCCCACCCCTCATGAACCACCACCCGCCGCCCCCGCGGACCCCGCTTCCCCCGACGCCATTCTCATCCGCCGCACCATGGCGGAGATCGCGCCCGTCGCCGACAAGGTCACCTCGTACTTCTACGCCCTGCTCTTCGTCCGCCATCCCGAGCTGCGTGGCCTCTTCCCCGCCGCCATGGACTCTCAGCGTGACCGGCTCCTCAAGGCCCTGCTCACCGCCGCCGATCACATGGACAATGCGGCCGTGCTCACCGACTACCTCCAGCACCTGGGCCGCGGCCACCGCAAGTACGGCACCCAGGCCGCGCACTACCCAGCCGTCGGAGAAGCGCTGATCGGCGCGCTGACCCGGTACGCCACGACGACCTGGGACGAGGAGACCGAGGCCGCCTGGGTCCGTACGTACATCACGATCTCCCAGATCATGATCGACGCGGCCTCCGAGAACGAGCGGCACGCTCCCGCCTGGTGGCACGGCGAGGTGGTGTCGCACGACCTCAGAACTCCTGACATCGCGATCATCACCGTTCGCCCCGACCAGCCGTACGCCTTCCTGGCCGGCCAGTACACAAGCGTGGAAACACCCTGGTGGCCGCGGATCTGGCGGCACTACTCCTTCGCCGGAGCGCCCCGCTCCGACGGTCTGCTCTCGTTCCATGTCAAGGCGGTCCCGGCCGGCTGGGTCTCCAACGCCCTCGTCCACCACGCCCGCCCCGGGGACATCCTGCGCCTCGGGCCGCCTGCCGGCTCGATGACCGTCGACCACACCACCGACAACGGTCTGCTCTGTCTGGGCGGCGGTACCGGTATCGCCCCCATCAAGGCGCTGGTCGAGGATGTCGCCGAGCACGGCGAGCGGCGTCCGGTACAGGTCTTCTACGGAGCGCGCACCGATTTCGACCTCTACGACATCGACACGATGCTGCGGCTCCAGCAGACGCACCCCTGGCTCTCGGTCCGCCCGGTGGTCGACGGCCGGTCGCAGTTCCCGGACGCCGTACGGGAGTACGGCCCGTGGTACGAGTACGACGCCTATCTCTCCGGACCGCCCGGAATGATCCGCAGCAGTGTCAACGCGCTGCGCGGCATCGGCATCCCGTCCGACCGGATCCGCCACGACTCCCTCGAAGAACTCGTGGCGGCGGGCGACTAG
- a CDS encoding NUDIX hydrolase: MTERPVVKRTARAILLDGSDLVLIKRTKPGVDPYWLTPGGGVEPEDATVVDALHREVDEELGAKITDVVPCFVDTVEHIADGGVTGVKVQHFFVCRLESMDPARRHGPEIDEPCGEYEIVRVPFSRVGIAAVHLVPLSLRHYLDGNIEGVRAMHAPDLG, encoded by the coding sequence ATGACCGAACGACCTGTGGTCAAGCGCACCGCACGCGCCATCCTGCTGGACGGCAGCGACCTCGTCCTGATCAAGCGCACCAAACCCGGAGTGGATCCTTACTGGCTCACGCCCGGTGGCGGGGTCGAGCCCGAGGACGCCACCGTCGTCGACGCGCTCCACCGGGAGGTGGACGAAGAGCTCGGCGCCAAGATCACCGATGTGGTGCCCTGCTTCGTCGACACTGTCGAACACATCGCGGACGGCGGTGTGACGGGGGTGAAGGTGCAGCACTTCTTCGTCTGCCGACTGGAGTCCATGGACCCGGCGCGGCGGCACGGCCCGGAGATCGACGAGCCCTGCGGGGAGTACGAGATCGTACGGGTGCCGTTCAGCCGGGTCGGCATCGCGGCCGTGCATCTCGTACCGCTGTCACTGCGGCACTACCTGGACGGCAATATCGAGGGCGTACGCGCGATGCACGCACCCGACCTGGGCTAG
- a CDS encoding phage holin family protein yields the protein MKNFVVKTIANAAALLVAIWLLQDITLTGDSTGRKAWALVLVALLFGLVNFLVKPVVKLLTLPLFILTLGLITLVINALMLLLTSWLADQFDLNFHVEGFWTAVLGGLIISVVSWAMNVALPDKD from the coding sequence ATGAAGAATTTTGTAGTCAAGACGATCGCCAACGCGGCAGCCCTGCTGGTCGCGATATGGCTGCTGCAGGACATCACCCTGACCGGTGACAGCACCGGCAGGAAGGCATGGGCGCTGGTTCTGGTGGCCCTGCTCTTCGGGCTGGTCAATTTCCTTGTCAAGCCGGTGGTGAAGCTGCTCACGTTGCCGCTGTTCATCCTCACGCTGGGGCTGATCACGCTGGTGATCAATGCCCTGATGCTGCTGCTGACCTCATGGCTGGCCGACCAGTTCGATCTGAACTTCCATGTCGAGGGCTTCTGGACGGCCGTGCTCGGCGGCCTGATCATCTCCGTCGTTTCATGGGCGATGAATGTCGCCCTGCCCGACAAGGACTGA
- a CDS encoding low molecular weight protein-tyrosine-phosphatase has product MSPCPTRTEYRVNSAYRICFVCTGNICRSPMAESVFRARVADAGLDGVVEVDSAGTDGWHEGDGADRRTVAVLEAGGYESRHSARQFRAAWFPLLDLVIALDEGHLRELRRLAPTATDAAKVRLLRAYDPSAVADLDVPDPYYGGMDGFEECLNMVEAASEGLLDAVRTAVEERAA; this is encoded by the coding sequence ATGTCGCCCTGCCCGACAAGGACTGAGTACCGCGTGAATTCTGCGTATCGCATCTGCTTTGTCTGCACCGGCAACATCTGCCGCTCGCCCATGGCCGAGTCCGTCTTCCGCGCGCGAGTGGCGGACGCCGGACTCGACGGGGTGGTGGAGGTGGACAGCGCCGGCACGGATGGCTGGCACGAGGGCGACGGTGCCGACCGGCGCACCGTCGCCGTGCTGGAGGCAGGCGGCTACGAGTCCAGGCACAGCGCGCGCCAGTTCCGCGCCGCCTGGTTCCCGCTCCTCGATCTGGTGATCGCGCTGGACGAGGGGCATCTGCGGGAGCTTCGGCGGCTCGCGCCGACAGCCACGGACGCCGCGAAGGTACGTCTGCTGCGGGCGTACGATCCATCGGCCGTCGCGGATCTGGATGTTCCCGATCCGTACTACGGCGGCATGGACGGCTTCGAGGAGTGCCTGAACATGGTGGAGGCGGCGAGCGAGGGCCTGCTCGACGCGGTACGCACGGCTGTCGAGGAGCGAGCTGCATGA